Genomic window (Dictyoglomus thermophilum H-6-12):
AGTATTAATTAATCTATCCTTTGATAACACTTATATCCCTCCTGTCTAAAGACACTTTCTTAACAGTCCAGTTAGTCCCCAGGAGTTTATTAAGAATAGCCTGGAATTCCTCAGCCTCGCCAGTTACAAAAATTTCCACATTCTTCTCATCAATACTGTTAGTTTTGCTTAAAAATCTTACTACCTCTAAAGAGGGATCAACTATAAAGAGATTTGGGTACAGATTTTTAATTACTCCTTTTATGAAGGGAAGATGAGTACATCCTAGAATAAGTCCTTCAATACCATTCTCTACTAAAGGATCAGTACATTTTATTATTTCTTTTTCAATAATTTCACCTTCTACAATACCTTTCTCAATAGTTTCTAATAGAGGCCCCTCACTGCAAGACTGAACATAAACCTCAACATTTTTTGAAATTCTTTCATGAATTAAGTTAGGATATATATTACTTTCTTTTGTTCTTTTTGTAGCTAACACTCCTACTTTCTTAAAAGTATAACTTTTAATACCCTCTATAGCTCCTAACACAATACTATGAATTTTTATATCTCTAAAATTATCTACCAGAAAATCATAAGCTACTGAGGATGCGGTATTACAAGCCACAATCACCTCTTCCACGCCAAAGTTTTTAAAAAAACTTACTATTTCAAAAACTCTTTCTTGAATAAACTCTACAGGTTTAATCCCATAAGGAAAATACTTTGTATCCCCTAAAAAATAGACTTCATCGGCTAAATTATTGAAGTAAACCTCCTTAAGAACCGAAAGGCCACCAACACCAGAATCTAAAATACCTATTTTACTCATTTTTACCTCCCTCGAAATATTTTTCTACTGCTTCTATTATTTTATCTATTAATTTGTCTTGATAATCCTCATTTAATAATAAACTTCTATCAACATCATTAGTAATAAATCCCATCTCAATAATAACAGAAGGAATAGGCACACGAGAGAGAACATAAAACTTACCCTTAATAGCCCTTCGTACTACAAATCCATTAGAATTAAAAATATCAACAATAGTCTTTACCAAACCCTCCGAAAGATCATTAGCATAGCATACTTCTATACCTCTTACATCAGACGAAAAAGCAGCATTAGTATGTATACTTATTAGAATTGACGAAGCTAACAGGACATTATCCAAATTTATTTTCTTATTGATAAAACTAACTCTATCATCTAAAGATAAGCTAATATCATTTTCTCTAAGAATATACACTATATATCCTTTATTTCTTAGCTTTTCTGCAAGCTTTAAAGAAACCTTGAGATTTATATCCTTCTCTTTAATATCTCCATATATTGCTCCAGGATCCGATCCCCCATGTCCAGGATCAATAAAAACCGTATATCTAGTAGAATTCTTCTCTGTTAAGGAGTTATTATTTGATAGGTTTTCTTCTTTTTTAGGAATCCTAAAAGAAATCTTCAACGTATTTGAATATACCTCTTCGGTTAAATAAACAGTGTCAGTATATGTTTCAAAAACAATCCTCAGCTTACGGGAATCTTCCAATTTTTCCCCGATTCTTACTAAATTAACAGGTTCTTTCTGAATAGAGATACTAGTATATGTTAGTGCTGATTCAGCATCTAAGACATCATAGTAATACCTTGGAGGGTTAGGAAGGAAATTTTTAGTATAGGTAAAGGTATCAGAAAAGATCAAAAAAAAAT
Coding sequences:
- the murI gene encoding glutamate racemase; protein product: MSKIGILDSGVGGLSVLKEVYFNNLADEVYFLGDTKYFPYGIKPVEFIQERVFEIVSFFKNFGVEEVIVACNTASSVAYDFLVDNFRDIKIHSIVLGAIEGIKSYTFKKVGVLATKRTKESNIYPNLIHERISKNVEVYVQSCSEGPLLETIEKGIVEGEIIEKEIIKCTDPLVENGIEGLILGCTHLPFIKGVIKNLYPNLFIVDPSLEVVRFLSKTNSIDEKNVEIFVTGEAEEFQAILNKLLGTNWTVKKVSLDRRDISVIKG
- a CDS encoding N-acetylmuramoyl-L-alanine amidase; the encoded protein is MHCRKWSFVLFFILFLLVSNYILGNELSFLEIDYLGERVKILTTLKEINNDIYIPLPLFSSTFGYFYKQIDDKVYFYESNNEFFVAKIGEKKVSLYGKSAALINPLLKEDNTVYFPLSSFYRLLGYRVYLKNNILYIVNELSGVKYSKGVLTINLRGKSKINFNTLNLDSPPRFVLDLQSVVFIDNKGEVKLNDPYIKSIRYSQFTVAPYVVRVVIEFKKQVLEPNIKKELGKLILEFPLKYGGDEEKNDSKNFVKLSDMTWKEEDNTLNFFLIFSDTFTYTKNFLPNPPRYYYDVLDAESALTYTSISIQKEPVNLVRIGEKLEDSRKLRIVFETYTDTVYLTEEVYSNTLKISFRIPKKEENLSNNNSLTEKNSTRYTVFIDPGHGGSDPGAIYGDIKEKDINLKVSLKLAEKLRNKGYIVYILRENDISLSLDDRVSFINKKINLDNVLLASSILISIHTNAAFSSDVRGIEVCYANDLSEGLVKTIVDIFNSNGFVVRRAIKGKFYVLSRVPIPSVIIEMGFITNDVDRSLLLNEDYQDKLIDKIIEAVEKYFEGGKNE